In Nitrosopumilus sp., the genomic stretch AAAAAATTGCTTTACTCAAATCTGATTCTAATGAACTAAAAATTGGTTCTCCTAATCCTGTTGGAACATTTGTTGTAATTGATTCTATAATTCCTCCAAGCGAATCTCCTTTTTTCCTTGCATCAAGAATACTTGCCCTCATATTTTTTGCAGTATTATCTTCAGGACATCTAACTTCATTTTTGTAAATGGAATTAAACATTTTTTCATTAAATTCTTTTTCCATCTTTATTTTTCCAATTTGTGATGTGCAAGAGTGTGTTGTGATACCTAAGGTTACTTTGAGTAGTTTTCTGGCAATTGCCCCGCCCATAACATGGGTTGCAGTTAATCTTCCTGAGAATCTTCCACCGCCTCTATAATCATTGTAGTGATTATATTTTATCATGGCAGGGTAATCTGAATGTCCTGGTCTTAGTTTTGTTTTCAAATTTTCATAATCTTTTGATTTTTGATCACTATTCCAAATCACCATAGTAATTGGGGCCCCTGTAGTATAACCTCTAAACACGCCTGAGATAATTTCTACAATATCGCCCTCTTTTCTTTGAGTTGAGATTAAATTTTGCCCTGGTTTCCTAAGATCTAGCATTTTTTGAATATCTTCTTCATCAATTTCCAATCCTGCAGGACATCCGTCTAAAACTGCACCAATTGATTTCCCATGACTTTCTCCAAAACTTGTTAAAACAAGACGCTGGCCAATAGAACTTCCCGGCAACATACTATCAAAGCTAAATGATGCTTATAATTCCTCATTCTGAATTTTTTTAATGGTTTTATTCTGATCCACACATATTCCTAAGAATTTATAATCAGTTGTTAATATTTACAAATTAATAGGCAATAATACGAAATATTCTCATTATATTCTTAAATAATAGAATAACATATACAATACATGCAAAAACATGTAAATTATAAAGCATGATTTGCGCGGCTCTGCGAAAAAGACATGTTATCTGCACGAAAGTGCAGTGAGTGAAGAGAATGCTTTTCACTCTATACAGAGTCGCGCCTTTTACATTTAGAATTATTTTTTAGAAAGTTCTATTCTAATAATTGGATTTTTGCACCTAGACGTTTCATCTCTTCAACAAAATTTGGATATGACACTTTGACTGATTCTGGGTCTGTGATGGTGCAATTACCAACATACATTCCTGCGATACAAAATGCCATAAATAACCGGTGGTCATTTTCTGCATTCAATTCTGCACTACTCAATTCTTCTGATGGCTCTAAAATCATACCATCTACATTCTCTTGAATTCTAATTCCTAATTTTACCATCTCTCTTGTGATGATTGCGATTCTGTCTGTTTCTTTTAATCTTGCATGTTTGACATTAATTATTTCAATTGGTTTTAGTGATTTTAGTGCTAGTATAGACAAGGGTGGAAGAAGATCAGGGGAATTACTCAAATCAAATTTACCACCGTTTAATTTTTCAGGAGATTTAATTTTTATTTCATCATTATCAATTATTACTGAAACTCCCAATTGCTCTAAAATATCTATAAACACTTCATCACCTTGAGGTAAATTCCCAATACTTCCTTTAATTATAACTTCTTGACCATTTAACACATTAGCTGAAAGAAGAAGTGCTAAACTTGAAAAATCAATTGGAATTGTGAATGCAGTTTCTTTGTAAATCTGTGGCGAGATATTATATCTTTTGTAAGGAATTAATGTTTGCACTGACACACCAAATGTTCTCATTACTGCAATTGTTGCATCAAGATAGGGTTTCGATACCAAGTTTCCTTCAATTATTAAATTAATTCCTTTTTCAGTTAGTGGAGCACAAATTAAAAGTGAGGATATGAATTGACTAGAGAAATTTCCTGGAATGGTGACATCTCCTCCTGAAATTTTTCCTTTAATTTTGATTGGGGGTTTTCCATCTGAGGATTGACACTGTGCACCCATACTTGATAATGCATCTAGAAGAGATTGCATTGGTCTTTTTTGAAGACTAGAATCTCCAGTGAGTGTGATTTCATCTGAAAATAAACTTGCTATGCCTGCAGCAATTCTAATTGTGGTACCTGAATTTTCTGCATTTATTTCAGATACATGTGTTCCTATTTTTATTGGGTTTTTGACAATTATAGATGAATTTTCCATCTCAAACTTGGCTCCAAATTTTTTACATGCCTCAATTGTTGCAATGGTGTCTGCTGAAAGTAATATGTTATCTACCCTGCTATTTTT encodes the following:
- the aroA gene encoding 3-phosphoshikimate 1-carboxyvinyltransferase is translated as MKCKVEKSKISGTILCPANKSYTHRAIFLASLAGKNSRVDNILLSADTIATIEACKKFGAKFEMENSSIIVKNPIKIGTHVSEINAENSGTTIRIAAGIASLFSDEITLTGDSSLQKRPMQSLLDALSSMGAQCQSSDGKPPIKIKGKISGGDVTIPGNFSSQFISSLLICAPLTEKGINLIIEGNLVSKPYLDATIAVMRTFGVSVQTLIPYKRYNISPQIYKETAFTIPIDFSSLALLLSANVLNGQEVIIKGSIGNLPQGDEVFIDILEQLGVSVIIDNDEIKIKSPEKLNGGKFDLSNSPDLLPPLSILALKSLKPIEIINVKHARLKETDRIAIITREMVKLGIRIQENVDGMILEPSEELSSAELNAENDHRLFMAFCIAGMYVGNCTITDPESVKVSYPNFVEEMKRLGAKIQLLE
- the aroC gene encoding chorismate synthase is translated as MLPGSSIGQRLVLTSFGESHGKSIGAVLDGCPAGLEIDEEDIQKMLDLRKPGQNLISTQRKEGDIVEIISGVFRGYTTGAPITMVIWNSDQKSKDYENLKTKLRPGHSDYPAMIKYNHYNDYRGGGRFSGRLTATHVMGGAIARKLLKVTLGITTHSCTSQIGKIKMEKEFNEKMFNSIYKNEVRCPEDNTAKNMRASILDARKKGDSLGGIIESITTNVPTGLGEPIFSSLESDLSKAIFSIPSVKGIEFGSGFKGSELYGSQNNDLYTIKKGKIVTETNRSGGILGGISNGMPITMRIAFKPASSIAQKQKTVDIKTKKETNLQVKGRHDPCVVPRAPPVVDSLVSLTIADHALLAGTIKPTL